From one Natrinema saccharevitans genomic stretch:
- a CDS encoding TM2 domain-containing protein translates to MAILLAFVLSPAAYYYVGRTKLAVINFLTLNYLLLGIVIVPLHVYKIISDAKAERGDQTTVR, encoded by the coding sequence GTGGCAATCCTGTTAGCGTTCGTCCTCTCGCCGGCCGCGTACTACTACGTCGGCCGGACGAAGCTAGCGGTGATCAACTTCCTCACGCTGAATTACCTGTTGCTGGGTATCGTCATCGTTCCGCTGCACGTGTACAAGATCATCAGTGACGCCAAAGCCGAACGAGGTGACCAGACGACAGTCCGTTGA
- a CDS encoding LURP-one-related/scramblase family protein — protein sequence MEASNYDIEGLDLSADRYTVEQNLIRNKYTALDDRGNTVLEGKQKTFKLKEEFPFVDADGEDVFTVKAQQIRDYEGQYVLTDARSGDDVVVLDHEYSLLEQVTGASWTIRDPETDAELAAITSRKFVGLFRTGLLGNVIPHRYEITDADGGHVGSISGHLSMKDRYDVEIDDASSVPRAPVVAAAMVIDAIEGH from the coding sequence ATGGAGGCGTCGAACTACGATATCGAGGGGCTCGACCTCTCGGCCGACCGGTACACCGTCGAACAGAACCTGATACGAAATAAGTACACGGCCCTCGATGACCGCGGTAATACGGTTCTCGAGGGGAAGCAAAAGACGTTCAAACTCAAAGAGGAATTCCCGTTCGTCGACGCGGACGGCGAAGACGTGTTCACGGTGAAGGCACAGCAGATCCGAGACTACGAGGGCCAGTACGTTCTCACGGACGCTCGGAGCGGCGATGACGTCGTCGTCCTCGACCACGAGTACTCGCTCCTCGAGCAGGTCACGGGAGCGAGCTGGACGATCCGCGACCCCGAGACCGACGCCGAACTGGCGGCGATCACATCTCGAAAGTTCGTCGGACTGTTCCGAACGGGGCTCTTGGGGAACGTGATTCCGCACCGCTACGAAATCACCGACGCCGACGGCGGGCACGTGGGTTCGATCTCGGGTCACCTCTCGATGAAAGACCGGTACGACGTCGAGATCGACGACGCCAGTTCCGTCCCGCGGGCTCCGGTCGTGGCCGCCGCGATGGTCATCGATGCGATCGAGGGACACTGA
- a CDS encoding sensor histidine kinase encodes MSLVGTSAAVALDVTAVALLGWTTWLAVQSRDRPSAAPFIAILAILTILGSLSVLAELPGTSAVPLLPAVVDLGQFGVAIIVPGVWVVYALSYTGRGTGLTRWRLAMFLVMAAPIALSALVVAVRPPTTVGEQLLASFIGTEIMLLLGLFTYGTYLLIGHGWNHARISRGQTAIVITAVAAPYLAGGMGSSDPVADGVTVGLLVSGGLFAVAVRQYPVMTGFPKADYVARTRVVEALQEAVIVLDWENHVLDANATTAELFGRPPQSMIGDPINSIVSGLEGSDLSAGATGTIPLRTTKGHRRFQFSVSAVGDAESDPGGEADPVARIVLLRDVTDRQTREQRLSVLNRVLRHNVRNELDVVLAYADRIDDEDVRDGIRDSATDLVELSSKAREAEDVMTASAGSPEPVDLAAVAREVVEQYRTAERPCEVSLSSPDELLVSSHRSVVRRVLSELVDNAITHADHSPRIEITVRSSPDGAAELVVADDGPGIPTRERKILDNGTETQLEHGSGIGLWFVNWAVTQLGGDLSFRENEPTGSVVTVRLHDTEYTSRPG; translated from the coding sequence ATGTCGCTCGTCGGGACGTCCGCGGCCGTCGCCCTCGACGTCACAGCGGTCGCGCTGCTTGGCTGGACGACGTGGCTGGCCGTCCAGTCACGCGACCGACCCAGCGCGGCCCCGTTCATCGCCATACTGGCGATCCTCACGATCCTCGGGTCCCTGTCCGTCCTGGCGGAACTGCCGGGAACGTCGGCAGTTCCGTTGCTGCCGGCGGTCGTCGACCTCGGCCAGTTCGGCGTCGCGATCATCGTTCCGGGCGTCTGGGTCGTGTACGCGCTCAGCTACACCGGTCGGGGGACCGGTCTCACCCGGTGGCGTCTCGCCATGTTCCTCGTGATGGCGGCCCCGATCGCCCTGAGCGCTCTCGTCGTCGCCGTTCGGCCCCCGACCACCGTCGGCGAGCAACTGCTCGCATCGTTTATCGGGACGGAGATCATGCTGTTGCTGGGGCTGTTCACGTACGGTACCTATCTCCTGATCGGACACGGGTGGAACCACGCCCGTATCTCGAGGGGGCAGACCGCGATCGTGATCACGGCGGTCGCAGCACCGTATCTCGCCGGCGGGATGGGGAGTAGCGACCCCGTCGCGGACGGCGTCACCGTCGGTCTCCTCGTCTCCGGCGGGCTGTTCGCAGTCGCAGTACGGCAGTATCCGGTGATGACCGGCTTTCCCAAGGCCGATTACGTCGCCCGAACACGCGTCGTCGAGGCGCTGCAAGAGGCCGTTATCGTACTCGACTGGGAAAATCACGTCCTCGACGCGAACGCGACGACCGCGGAGTTGTTCGGTCGGCCCCCGCAATCGATGATCGGTGATCCGATCAATTCGATCGTCTCCGGTCTCGAGGGCAGCGACCTCTCGGCGGGCGCTACAGGAACGATTCCGCTCCGAACGACGAAGGGACACCGACGGTTCCAGTTCAGCGTCTCAGCGGTCGGCGACGCCGAAAGCGATCCCGGTGGCGAGGCCGACCCAGTCGCTAGAATCGTGCTGTTACGTGACGTGACCGACCGCCAGACGCGCGAACAGCGACTCTCGGTACTCAACCGCGTTCTCCGACACAACGTCCGGAACGAACTGGATGTCGTCCTCGCATACGCCGACCGTATCGACGACGAGGACGTGCGGGACGGGATCCGCGACAGCGCGACCGACCTCGTCGAACTCAGCAGCAAGGCACGGGAGGCCGAGGACGTGATGACCGCCAGTGCGGGTTCGCCTGAGCCGGTCGACCTCGCAGCCGTCGCGCGGGAAGTCGTCGAGCAGTACCGAACCGCCGAACGCCCGTGTGAGGTCTCGCTGTCCAGTCCGGACGAGTTACTCGTCTCGTCGCACCGGTCCGTCGTCCGACGCGTGCTGTCGGAACTCGTCGATAACGCGATCACGCACGCGGACCACTCGCCCCGAATCGAGATCACGGTCCGATCGAGTCCCGACGGTGCCGCCGAACTCGTCGTCGCGGACGACGGACCGGGGATCCCGACTCGAGAGCGAAAAATACTGGATAACGGAACGGAGACGCAACTCGAACACGGGAGCGGTATCGGGCTCTGGTTCGTCAACTGGGCCGTCACGCAACTGGGCGGGGACCTCTCCTTCCGTGAGAACGAGCCGACGGGGAGCGTCGTGACCGTTCGTCTCCACGACACCGAATATACGTCGCGACCGGGCTGA